Proteins encoded in a region of the Kryptolebias marmoratus isolate JLee-2015 linkage group LG14, ASM164957v2, whole genome shotgun sequence genome:
- the LOC119617641 gene encoding uncharacterized protein LOC119617641 has protein sequence MKLFKLILFYHLLFFYNLGVKSIENDIRMFFRSILGCLEQMQQDSAGSFVHERLQRELRDHVNILSGFLSQSRIILDSRNREVANTLQSLHASLQIVLAATESNQRSRSENREVFLPPRVMTGHQGRPPYNISEEQISHLLSLGMNWQNIAICLGVSSRTLYRHRDRLGIQPLAYTAISDVQLNRFVAEILQSTTNAGETYVHGSLRSRGLRIQRWRVRQSLLEIDPVGRCFRRRHAIRRRIYHVSTSNQLWHIDGNHKLVRWRMVFHGCVDGFSRTIIYLACLDNNRASSVLSLFISGVHNFGIPSRVRCDHGLENTGVARFMLYRRGLNRNSVITGRSVHNQRIERLWAELNRVVSFHYIHLFNFMEEHGVLDSLNELHLFCLHYIFLPRIQRAATEFQNQWNNHGLSTQGGQTPLQLWQRGIVNNVGIHNPSMNGICDIDSHHGFDDHTPICQLHSRNNVVVPSINITISDRIMDSLQQTFDPFEDDGNYGIDLFCNFVCFLERRHS, from the exons ATGAAACTATTCAAATTGATCCTGTTTtatcatctgttgtttttctataaTTTGGGAGTGAAGAGCATTGAAAATGACATTAGAATGTTTTTCAGAAGTATACTGGGATGTTTGGAACAAATGCAACAAGATTCTGCAGGTTCCTTTGTTCATGAGAGGCTCCAAAGAGAACTTCGTgatcatgtaaatattttatctggATTTCTGTCACAATCAAGAATCATCCTGGATTCAAGGAACAGAGAAGTAGCCAATACACTACAGTCTTTGCATGCAAGTCTGCAGATTGTGCTGGCAGCAACTGAATCAAATCAAAGGAGTAGATCTGAAAACAGAGAAGTCTTTTTGCCCCCAAGAGTCATGACAGGACACCAAGGCCGGCCTCCTTACAACATTTCAGAGGAGCAAATATCTCATTTACTATCTCTTGGAATGAACTggcaaaatattgcaatatgCTTAGGGGTAAGCAGTCGAACCCTCTATAGGCACAGAGATCGGCTTGGAATTCAACCACTGGCTTATACAGCAATCTCTGATGTCCAACTTAATAGATTTGTTGCAGAAATTCTTCAATCAACCACCAACGCAGGTGAAACGTATGTACATGGGAGCTTAAGGTCACGTGGATTACGCATTCAAAGATGGCGTGTTAGACAAAGTCTGCTAGAAATTGATCCTGTTGGTCGATGCTTTAGAAGACGCCATGCAATACGCCGACGGATTTACCATGTTTCAACGTCCAATCAATTATG gcACATAGATGGAAACCACAAACTTGTGAGATGGAGAATGGTGTTCCATGGATGTGTAGACGGATTCAGCCGGACCATCATCTATCTTGCTTGTCTAGACAACAACAGAGCATCAAGTGTTTTGTCACTATTTATTAGTGGCGTTCATAACTTTGGAATACCATCCAGAGTAAGATGTGACCATGGACTAGAAAACACTGGAGTTGCTCGTTTCATGCTTTACAGGAGAGGATTAAACAGAAATAGTGTCATTACTGGCCGGTCAGTGCATAATCAGAGAATAGAGAGATTGTGGGCAGAGTTAAATAGAGTTGTGTCATTTCATTATATTCATCTTTTTAACTTCATGGAGGAGCATGGTGTATTAGATTCACTTAATgaattgcatttgttttgtcttcattacATCTTTCTGCCACGGATTCAGAGAGCTGCAACTGAATTTCAGAATCAGTGGAATAACCATGGACTTTCAACACAAGGAGGGCAAACCCCTCTTCAACTTTGGCAAAGGGGCATAGTCAACAATGTAGGAATACACAATCCAAGTATGAATGGTATTTGTGACATAGACAGTCACCATGGCTTTGATGACCACACACCAATTTGTCAGTTACATAGTCGTAATAATGTTGTTGTTCCATCTATTAATATTACCATCAGTGATCGTATTATGGATTCTCTTCAACAAACCTTTGATCCATTTGAAGATGATGGAAACTATGGTATAgatttgttttgcaattttgtATGTTTCCTTGAAAGAAGGCATTCCTAA